A single Molothrus aeneus isolate 106 chromosome 9, BPBGC_Maene_1.0, whole genome shotgun sequence DNA region contains:
- the CDC20 gene encoding cell division cycle protein 20 homolog, with protein sequence MAQFLFEADLHGLLKLDTPIPNAPPARWQRKAKESGPGPSPVGVSPMKPANRSHSSSKTPSKTPGKSGSKIQSTPTKAGGDRYIPNRSTMQMEMANFLLTKENDPAEDSPTKKEQQKAWAVNLNGFDVEEAKILRLSGKPQNAPEGYQNNLKVLYSQKMTPGSSRKNSRYIPSMPDRILDAPEIRNDYYLNLIDWSSQNFLAVALDNSVYLWNHATGEIIQLLQMENPDVYISSVSWIKEGNYLAVGTSNAEVQLWDIQQQKRLRNMTSHCARVGTLSWNSYILSSGARTGHIHHHDVRVAEHHVATLAGHTQEVCGLKWSLDGRYLASGGNDNLVNVWPCTQGGGGDFAPVQTFTQHQGAVKAVAWCPWQMNVLATGGGTSDRHIRIWNVCSGACLSTVDAHSQVCSILWSTNYKEFISGHGFAQNQLVIWKYPTMTKVAELQGHTARILNLTMSPDGTTVASAAADETLRLWRCFEMDPIKKKEKEKANSAKSSIIHQSIR encoded by the exons ATGGCGCAGTTCCTGTTCGAGGCGGACCTGCACGGGCTGCTGAAGCTGGACACGCCGATCCCGAACGCGCCGCCTGCGCGATGGCAGCGCAAGGCCAAGGAGAGCggccccgggcccagccccgtCGGCGTGTCGCCCATGAAGCCGGCCAATcgctcccacagctccagcaagaCGCCGTCCAAGACACCCG GTAAATCTGGATCCAAAATTCAAAGCACCCCCACAAAGGCTGGGGGGGATCGCTACATTCCCAACCGCAGCACTATGCAGATGGAGATGGCAAATTTCCTCCTAACCAAAGAGAATGATCCTGCTGAGGATTCCCCTACCAAGAAG GAGCAACAGAAAGCCTGGGCAGTGAATCTGAATGGTTTTGATGTAGAAGAGGCAAAGATCCTCCGCCTCAGTGGAAAACCACAAAATGCTCCAGAAG GCTATCAGAATAACCTGAAAGTGCTCTACAGTCAGAAAATGACACCTGGATCCAGCAGGAAGAATAGCAGATATATTCCTTCAATGCCAGACCGGATCTTGGATGCACCAGAGATCCGCAATGACTACT ATCTGAATCTCATAGACTGGAGCTCCCAGAACTTCCTGGCGGTGGCTCTGGACAACTCTGTTTATCTGTGGAATCACGCTACTGGGGAGATtatccagctgctgcagatggagaATCCAGATGTTTACATTTCCTCTGTGTCATGGATTAAAGAAGGAAACTACCTTGCTGTTGGCACAAGTAATGCTGAGGTTCAG CTATGGGACATTCAGCAGCAGAAACGTCTCCGAAACATGACCAGCCATTGTGCCCGTGTGGGAACCCTCAGCTGGAACAGCTACATCCTCTCCAG TGGTGCACGGACTGGGCACATCCATCACCATGATGTCCGAGTGGCTGAGCATCACGTGGCCACCCTTGCTGGCCACACACAGGAGGTGTGCGGACTCAAATGGTCTTTAGATGGCCGCTACCTGGCCAGTGGTGGCAATGACAATCTGGTGAACGTCTGGCCATGCACCCAAGGTGGGGGTGGAGACTTTGCTCCTGTACAGACCTTCACTCAGCACCAGGGTGCTGTCAag GCTGTGGCGTGGTGCCCATGGCAGATGAATGTTCTAGCCACTGGAGGTGGCACTAGTGACAGACATATCCGCATCTGGAACGTGTGTTCTGGCGCCTGCCTCAGTACTGTTGATGCCCATTCCCAG GTCTGTTCTATCCTGTGGTCAACAAACTACAAGGAGTTCATTTCAGGCCATGGCTTTGCACAGAATCAGCTGGTTATATGGAAGTATCCAACAATGACCAAGGTTGCAGAGCTGCAAG gGCATACTGCTAGAATCTTGAACCTGACCATGAGCCCTGATGGTACAACAGtggcctcagcagctgctgatgaAACACTGCGGCTCTGGCGCTGTTTTGAGATGGACCCCataaagaagaaggagaaagagaaggcaaaCAGTGCCAAAAGCAGTATTATTCACCAGAGCATCCGCTGA
- the MPL gene encoding LOW QUALITY PROTEIN: thrombopoietin receptor (The sequence of the model RefSeq protein was modified relative to this genomic sequence to represent the inferred CDS: substituted 1 base at 1 genomic stop codon): MGWGEPPARLPELHSHHFPDKGIAWRSRSSSQDTGKGRVQHAWLRHTGCRMAACLCQGWQLSLLPAILLSLRSPPSAPEPVTSQDAALLAGVSEDILCFSRSFEDLTCFWDEEETTTGMCHFYYWDVPTVCVVSTWPRGAGGKRHVCVFPSQDVRLFTQLHLRVLDATTNHTKYWRELSVDAVGLIAPPLDITAHWAGAAGQLCVSWQPPLADFPNFFLYEVQCCPASSPGMPCSTTLNPGGQHPGDLSMQSTVSTHTPRAASLALGQRLVQANTWVVLRDLQPGVRYHIQVRSKPDGTSMDGVWGPWSQALAAETPHSSGDIGLCCSTPDLRHVRCEWSWDPAETHSSHQLFYRPPPSGAGTREHAWQQCEEVSKGAQGTYACTFQPKAGSAISVLVNVTRTHMLPTLSYFKEPFWLHQAVLTDAPQLVQATVSQGRLSLQWLPPLELLAEQLDYQVRYATENSHDWKVLQVPRAARKEVLDLRPGSRYHAQVRAQPSGPWYQGSWSAWSKPVVVDAVADVGKGQGWRLRPQEPHGXRQEAERLQFQRSSSDADAGWLIPSVTVVPLLFSAVLLGLRCTFPSLYSNVKQKLWPPVPDLHRALGSFLQESSKHGQASAFDKQPPEEAVLPCLLEVLPGPRREAGPPPEHAGGRLSSTDIANQSYLLMSGWEPRAATTAPIPP; the protein is encoded by the exons ATGGGGTGGGGGGAGCCCCCAGCCAGGCTTCCTGAGCTGCACAGCCACCACTTCCCAGATAAAGGTATCGCCTGGAGGAGccgcagcagctcccaggataCCGGGAAGGGACGAGTGCAGCACGCGTGGCTCCGGCACACAGGTTGCAGGATGGcagcctgcctgtgccagggctggcagctctcacTGCTCCCTGCCATTCTGCTCAGCCTCCGCAGCCCACCGTCAGCCCCTGAGCCAGTGACATCCCAAG ACGCTGCACTGCTAGCAGGCGTGTCCGAGGACATCCTCTGTTTCTCCCGCTCCTTTGAGGACCTCACCTGCTTCTGGGACGAGGAGGAGACAACAACTGGGATGTGCCACTTCTACTACTG GGATGTGCCCACAGTGTGCGTGGTCTCCACATGGCCCCGTGGGGCTGGTGGGAAGCGACATGTCTGCGTCTTCCCCAGCCAGGACGTGCGGCTCTTCACCCAGCTCCACCTCCGCGTCCTGGATGCCACCACAAACCACACAAAGTACTGGCGGGAGCTCAGCGTGGATGCAGTGG GTCTCATTGCTCCCCCACTGGACATCACTGCccactgggctggggctgcagggcagctctgcgTGTCGTGGCAGCCACCACTTGCTGACTTCCCGAACTTCTTCCTCTACGAGGtgcagtgctgccctgccagctccccagggatgcCCTGCAGCACCACATTGAACCCCGGTGGGCAGCACCCTGGGGACCTCTCCATGCAGTCAACTGTCAGCACCCACACGCCCAGGGCAgcctccctggcactggggcag AGGCTGGTCCAGGCCAACACTTGGGTGGTGCTCCGGGACCTGCAGCCAGGGGTGAGGTACCACATCCAGGTGCGCAGCAAGCCTGACGGTACCTCCATGGACGGCGTCTGGGGGCCCTGGTCgcaggctctggctgctgagACACCCCACTCCTCTG gagACATCGGGCTGTGCTGCAGTACCCCTGACCTGCGGCATGTGCGCTGCGAGTGGAGCTGGGACCCTGCAGAGACCCACAGCTCCCACCAGCTCTTCTACCGGCCACCTCCAAGCGGGGCTGGCACAAG GGAACATGCATGGCAACAGTGTGAGGAGGTGAGCAAGGGGGCACAGGGCACCTATGCCTGCACCTTCCAGCCcaaggctggcagtgccatctCCGTCCTGGTGAATGTCACCAGGACCCacatgctgcccacactgagctaCTTCAAGGAGCCCTTTTGGCTGCACCAGGCTG TGCTCACAGATGCCCCACAGCTTGTGCAGGCAACAGTGTCGCAGGGCCGGCTGAGCCTGCAGTGGCTGccgcccctggagctgctggcagagcagctggactACCAGGTCCGCTATGCCACGGAGAACAGCCATGACTGGAAG GTCCTGCAGGTTCCACGAGCAGCTAGGAAAGAGGTCCTGGACCTGCGGCCAGGGTCCCGCTACCACGCGCAGGTGCGGGCCCAGCCCAGCGGGCCGTGGTACCAGGGCAGCTGGAGCGCCTGGTCCAAACCTGTTGTGGTTGATGCCGTGGCTGATGTGGGtaaggggcagggctggaggctgaGGCCACAGGAGCCACACGGCTGACGGCAAGAGGCCGAGA ggctaCAGTTCCAGCGTTCCTCCTCCGATGCAGATGCAGGCTGGCTCATCCCCAGTGTTACGGTGGTGCCGCTGCTCTTCTCAGcagtgctcctggggctgcGCTGCACCTTCCCCTCCCTCTACAG CAACGTGAAGCAGAAACTCTGGCCGCCCGTTCCTGACCTGCACCGTGCTCTGGGCAGCTTCCTTCAGGAAAGCAGCAAGCACGGCCAG GCCAGCGCCTTCGACAAGCAGCCGCCGGAGGAGGCcgtcctgccctgcctgctggaggtgctgcccGGCCCGCGGCGCGAGGCGGGCCCGCCGCCGGAGCATGCTGGGGGCCGTCTGTCCAGCACCGACATCGCCAACCAGTCCTACCTGCTCATGAGCGGCTGGGAGCCGCGGGCAGCCACAACCGCCCCCATCCCTCCATAA
- the TIE1 gene encoding tyrosine-protein kinase receptor Tie-1: MGLQLYLLLLFPHLAGAILDITLVANVQSLSHSDFFLSCVMGEHDVRYLQIERENKIVMTHPKMGFQNYRNRSNQVQARGFSKSDLVGILYCLGRTPTEQAQVVYVHNSHNAHLFPVKATQSVNVAEVATFSARILKRKETDVMWKRNGTYYQTTDRGEVQDDHVVLTLPNVSVSENGVYSATFMGDSPLWSAFYRLIVRACPAKKWGPSCDKDCPDCLNGGICHDHVGECICPPGFMGTRCERACQEGQFGRNCQETCQRAQGCRGLSFCLLDPYGCSCASGWSGSRCDQACPAGFYGPDCALECTCQNGGSCNRFSGCVCPAGWHGQHCEKSDRFPQIIQLASELEFNLGSEPIISCVAIGNPLPTRDSVELRKADGTVLKVIKTIIEPKQITCEFEVRHLTKADTGLWECRVSTTGGQDSRKVKVNIRVPPVPLSAPRLLAKQSRQLVVSPVDSFSGDGPITSIKLFYKPKDDNSAWSSIVVDNSENITLMNLRPVTAYIVKAQLSRPGAGGEGSKGPEAIMVTDCLEPTVKPVIEGWSVEEKNMLHVNWKLPSNHEPAHGFIVHLFDSARRLVSEKNITSISVLSARIGGLEFNKEYRLEVLVYHCTSLGPPSDPYKVMINSKGPSSPQLLSAEPVSDTAVRLSWQVPEYPNGGITKYIVELQQVGGTSEPQWIDTDSGAETTKIIGGLNSSTSYQFRVRANSHVPGEWSLPVKAKTLGDGVLSVPPSLGSQGTEQAGTDQQLLLAIVGSVSVTCFTILFALLALFLIKKNFFHRRRTFTYQSGSVSAACPARTVSPAPQVPARSRSRSIASSPDAARPHFHTERGEETILQFNSGTLTLTRRPKPQPEPLSYPILEWEDIKFEDMIGEGNFGQVIRAMIKKDGLKMNAAIKMLKEFASENDHRDFAGELEVLCKLGHHPNIINLLGACENKGYLYIAIEYAPYGNLLDFLRKSRVLETDPAFAKEHGTASTLTSQQLLQFASDVAKGMQYLSEKQFIHRDLAARNILVGENLASKIADFGLSRGEEVYVKKTMGRLPVRWMAIESLNYSVYTTKSDVWSFGVLLWEIVSLGGTPYCGMTCAELYEKLPQGYRMEKPRNCDDEVYELMRQCWRDRPYERPPFAQISMQLIRMLEARKAYVNMALFENFTYAGIDATAEEA, translated from the exons ATGGGACTCCAGCTTTATCTTCTACTTCTCTTCCCACATCTGGCAG GGGCCATCCTGGACATCACCCTGGTTGCCAACGTGCAGAGCCTGTCCCACTCTGACTTCTTCCTCTCCTGTGTCATGGGGGAGCACGACGTGAGGTACCTGCAGATCGAGCGGGAGAACAAGATCGTGATGACTCACCCCAAAATGGGCTTCCAAAACTACCGCAACCGCAGCAACCAAGTCCAGGCCAGGGGCTTCTCCAAGTCTGACCTGGTGGGGATCCTCTACTGCCTGGGGCGCACCCCAACCGAGCAGGCCCAGGTGGTCTATGTGCACAACAGCCACAATG cccaCCTCTTCCCAGTGAAGGCCACACAGTCTGTGAATGTTGCTGAGGTGGCCACCTTTTCTGCCAGGATCCTCAAGAGGAAGGAGACAGATGTTATGTGGAAAAGAAACG GCACCTACTACCAAACCACGGACCGGGGCGAGGTGCAGGATGACCACGTCGTCCTGACACTCCCCAATGTCAGTGTCAGCGAAAACGGTGTCTACAGTGCCACATTCATGGGGGACAGCCCTCTGTGGAGTGCCTTCTACCGCCTCATCGTGAGAG cctgccctgcGAAGAAATGGGGACCATCCTGTGACAAGGACTGTCCCGACTGTCTGAACGGCGGCATCTGCCATGACCACGTTGGAGAATGCATCTGCCCTCCAGGGTTCATGGGCACCCGCTGTGAGAGAG CCTGCCAGGAAGGCCAGTTTGGCCGCAACTGCCAGGAGACATGCcagagagcccagggctgccggGGGCTGAGCTTCTGCCTTCTCGACCCCTatggctgctcctgtgcctcgGGCTGGAGTGGCTCCCGCTGTGACCAAG CCTGTCCCGCAGGATTCTACGGCCCTGACTGTGCCCTGGAGTGCACCTGCCAAAATGGAGGCAGCTGTAACCGCTTCAGTGGCTGTGTCTGCCCAGCAGGCTGGCATGGGCAGCACTGTGAGAAGTCAG ACCGGTTCCCCCAGATCATCCAGCTGGCCTCAGAGCTGGAGTTCAACCTGGGCTCAGAGCCCATCATCAGCTGCGTGGCCATTGGCAACCCACTGCCCACCAGGGACAGCGTGGAGCTGCGCAAGGCTGACGGCACTGTGCTCAAG GTCATCAAAACCATCATCGAGCCAAAGCAGATCACCTGCGAGTTTGAGGTGCGGCACCTGACAAAGGCAGACACGGGGCTCTGGGAGTGCCGGGTCTCCACAACGGGGGGCCAGGACAGCCGCAAAGTCAAGGTCAATATCCGAG tgccaccagtgcccttGAGCGCCCCCCGGCTGTTGGCCAAGCAGAGTCGCCAGCTCGTGGTGTCACCTGTGGACAGCTTCTCTGGTGATGGACCCATCACCTCCATCAAGCTCTTCTACAAGCCCAAGGATGACAATTCAGCATGGTCATCCATTGTGG TCGACAACAGCGAGAACATCACCCTCATGAACCTCCGGCCAGTCACCGCCTACATCGTCAAGGCGCAGCTGAGCCGGCCAGGGGCTGGTGGGGAGGGCAGCAAGGGTCCCGAAGCCATCATGGTGACTGACTGCCTCG AGCCCACAGTCAAACCTGTGATTGAAGGCTGGTCcgtagaagagaaaaatatgcttCATGTCAACTGGAAGTTGCCAAGCAACCATGAGCCAGCACATGGGTTCATTGTCCACCTCTTTGATTCTGCAAGGCGGTTGGTCTCTGAGAAAAACATCACATCcatctctgtgctctctgcccGCATCGGGGGCTTGGAGTTTAACAAGGAGTAcaggctggaggtgctggtgtATCACTGCACCAGCCTGGGGCCACCCTCTGACCCCTATAAGGTCATGATCAACAGTAAAG GGCCCTCCTCCCCgcagctgctctcagcagagccCGTGTCTGACACCGCGGTCAGGCTCTCCTGGCAGGTGCCCGAGTACCCCAATGGGGGCATCACCAAGTACATcgtggagctgcagcaggtgggAGGCACCAGTGAACCGCAGTGGATTGACACCGACAGTGGCGCCGAGACCACCAAGATCATTGGGGGCCTCAATTCCAGCACCAGCTACCAGTTTCGTGTCCGTGCCAACTCCCATGTGCCAGGGGAATGGAGCCTGCCCGTGAAAGCCAAGACCCTCGGGGATG GAGTGCTGAGCGTCCcgcccagcctgggcagccagggcacTGAGCAGGCGGGAACAGACCAGCAGCTACTCTTGGCCATTGTTGGCTCTGTGTCCGTCACTTGCTTCACCATCCTCTTTGCTCTCCTGGCACTTTTCCTCATCAAGAAGAACTTTTTCCACCGGCGCCGCACCTTTACGTACCAGTCTGGCTCGGTGAGTGCCGCCTGCCCCGCCAGGACCGtgtcccctgctccccaggtcCCAGCCCGATCCAGGTCACGTTCCATAGCCTCCAGCCCGGATGCAGCCAGACCTCACTTCCACACGGAGAGG GGGGAAGAGACCATCCTACAGTTCAACTCAGGGACCCTGACCCTCACACGCCGGCCCAAGCCGCAGCCTGAGCCCCTCAGCTACCCCATCCTGGAGTGGGAAGACATCAAGTTTGAGGACATGATCGGGGAGGGCAATTTTGGGCAGGTAATCAGGGCCATGATCAAAAAAGACGGCCTGAAAATGAATGCAGCCATCAAGATGCTCAAAG AGTTTGCTTCAGAGAATGACCATCGGGACTTTGCcggggagctggaggtgctgtgCAAACTGGGCCATCACCCCAACATCATCAACTTGCTGGGTGCCTGTGAGAACAAGG GCTATCTGTACATTGCCATTGAGTATGCTCCATATGGAAACCTCCTCGACTTCCTGCGCAAAAGCCGAGTCTTGGAGACAGACCCAGCCTTTGCCAAGGAGCATGGCACTGCCTCCACCCtcacatcccagcagctcctccagttTGCTTCAGATGTGGCCAAGGGGATGCAGTACCTGAGTGAGAAGCAG TTCATTCACAGGGACCTGGCAGCAAGAAACATTCTGGTGGGAGAAAACCTGGCCTCCAAAATTGCTGACTTTGGCCTCTCCAGAGGGGAGGAGGTCTATGTGAAGAAGACAATG ggCCGTTTGCCAGTTCGCTGGATGGCCATCGAGTCCCTCAACTACAGCGTGTACACCACCAAGAGCGATGT GTGGTCATTCGGTGTCCTGCTCTGGGAGATTGTCAGCTTGG GGGGGACACCGTACTGCGGGATGACGTGTGCCGAGCTCTATGAGAAGCTGCCGCAGGGATACCGCATGGAGAAGCCGCGTAACTGCGACGACGAGGT GTACGAGCTGATGCGGCAGTGCTGGCGGGACCGCCCCTACGAGCGCCCTCCCTTCGCCCAGATCTCCATGCAGCTCATCCGCATGCTGGAGGCCAGGAAG GCCTACGTGAACATGGCCCTGTTCGAGAACTTCACCTACGCGGGGATTGATGCCACCGCCGAGGAGGCGTGA